Proteins from a genomic interval of Elusimicrobiota bacterium:
- a CDS encoding Fic family protein, which produces MVFNPKFIITPKINSALVEIERVRGFLDAIKLKDDWMADMQKKALILESHSSTHIEGTALSLEQAKSILEGKKVSGVDRNDELELLNYKKAMDFISKYLGKEDPVTEGIVRELHKIIVKGVRGERADPGNYRKIQNYVANSRTREIIYTPPSPLEVPHLMREFVCWINEANDISTVLNAGISQFQFVHIHPFIDGNGRTARLLSTLILYKTGYDFKRLFSISEYYDKDRPLYYKAIQSVRNNNMDMTGWLEYFVGGLHSQMEEIRDKGEQLIKMDAKLQKIKKMDINIRQEKALKYMLKFGRINVNEYQETVACIRRTAQRDLEDLEKRKIIKSVAKSKTDPTKHYILL; this is translated from the coding sequence ATGGTATTTAATCCGAAATTTATTATTACTCCCAAGATTAACAGTGCGCTTGTTGAGATTGAGCGCGTCCGGGGTTTTCTTGATGCAATTAAGCTTAAAGATGACTGGATGGCAGATATGCAAAAAAAGGCGCTTATACTTGAATCGCATTCTTCTACGCATATTGAGGGCACAGCGTTAAGCTTGGAACAGGCTAAAAGCATATTGGAAGGCAAGAAAGTTTCCGGAGTGGATCGTAACGACGAACTTGAATTATTAAATTACAAAAAGGCGATGGACTTTATTTCAAAATATCTTGGTAAAGAAGATCCGGTTACAGAAGGTATTGTCCGTGAACTTCACAAAATTATTGTTAAAGGCGTAAGGGGTGAAAGGGCAGATCCGGGGAATTACCGCAAAATTCAAAACTATGTGGCCAATTCCAGAACCCGTGAAATTATTTATACGCCTCCTTCGCCGCTTGAAGTACCGCATTTAATGAGAGAATTCGTATGCTGGATAAATGAAGCGAATGACATTTCCACGGTTCTAAATGCCGGGATTTCCCAATTTCAGTTTGTGCATATTCATCCGTTTATTGACGGCAATGGAAGAACTGCGCGTTTATTATCCACCCTTATTCTTTATAAGACCGGTTATGATTTCAAGAGACTGTTTTCTATATCCGAATACTATGATAAAGACCGTCCGTTATATTATAAAGCAATCCAGTCTGTCAGAAATAATAATATGGATATGACCGGATGGCTCGAGTATTTTGTTGGAGGATTACATTCACAGATGGAAGAAATCAGGGATAAGGGCGAACAGCTGATAAAAATGGATGCAAAACTTCAGAAGATTAAGAAGATGGATATAAATATAAGACAAGAGAAGGCTTTGAAATATATGTTAAAGTTTGGCAGAATAAATGTAAATGAATACCAAGAAACAGTTGCTTGTATTCGCCGGACTGCCCAGCGGGATTTAGAAGATTTAGAAAAAAGAAAAATTATTAAATCTGTTGCAAAAAGCAAAACAGATCCGACTAAGCACTATATTTTACTGTAA
- a CDS encoding O-antigen ligase family protein yields the protein MKKLSSNLIYIGFLLFAATVSWTMSGQAAGIVIALLGWIIGIFAYRRFTLEKEKTSWFKIILAGFIIIFILSSIFSVNVYKSFTRTFYLLGEIGVFFAVLSYDWKKRNISVLFKILTVFAVVESLYGIIQYLTGTTILNYGDTTKHILGMFSNHDVIRRAFGTWDHPNSLGGILAMLIPITFFIGIISKGKKEKLFYLVSTSVMALGLMFTQTRGGWIGLIVSLLVLIIYKRKNLIFIPLAAVIIILVVPSTRSRIMNTFNFGLETERISMWRVAVDEIRQNPVLGTGPETFSDVFYNELLQKKMDTGLFQKRMHFHYHNTYLGLSAESGIFSLIIFLIFVGSILVFGFKGLHSVENKFMQSVLLGCIGTVIDFMVHGFVDYNLRGNTVYFFWFACGMIVFIASKRLVND from the coding sequence ATGAAAAAGTTGTCCTCAAATTTAATTTACATAGGGTTTCTTTTATTCGCTGCTACGGTAAGCTGGACTATGTCTGGCCAGGCTGCTGGCATAGTTATAGCATTGCTTGGGTGGATTATCGGGATATTTGCTTATAGAAGATTTACTCTGGAAAAAGAAAAAACTTCCTGGTTTAAAATTATTCTTGCAGGTTTCATTATTATTTTTATTCTTTCAAGCATATTTTCAGTAAATGTTTACAAGAGCTTTACCAGAACATTTTATCTTTTGGGTGAAATCGGTGTATTTTTTGCGGTTTTGAGTTATGATTGGAAAAAAAGAAATATATCCGTACTTTTTAAAATACTTACAGTTTTTGCCGTTGTTGAATCGTTGTACGGTATAATTCAGTATCTAACCGGTACCACCATTCTTAATTACGGTGATACAACAAAACATATTTTAGGTATGTTTAGCAACCATGATGTTATACGCAGGGCGTTTGGTACCTGGGATCATCCGAATTCATTAGGCGGTATTTTAGCAATGCTTATTCCTATAACCTTTTTTATAGGAATAATTTCAAAGGGAAAGAAAGAAAAACTGTTTTATTTAGTTTCAACATCAGTTATGGCATTGGGTCTTATGTTTACCCAAACTCGCGGAGGTTGGATAGGATTGATAGTAAGCTTGCTTGTCCTGATTATTTATAAAAGAAAGAACCTTATTTTTATTCCTCTTGCCGCTGTTATCATTATACTGGTGGTGCCTTCTACCAGGTCAAGAATTATGAATACTTTTAATTTTGGCCTGGAGACAGAACGAATAAGCATGTGGAGGGTAGCTGTTGATGAAATAAGACAAAACCCGGTTTTAGGCACAGGCCCGGAAACTTTTTCTGATGTTTTTTATAATGAATTATTGCAAAAAAAAATGGATACTGGTCTTTTTCAAAAAAGAATGCATTTTCATTATCACAATACTTACCTGGGGTTGAGCGCGGAATCAGGCATATTTTCGTTAATTATATTTTTAATTTTTGTCGGGAGTATTCTTGTTTTTGGATTTAAGGGTTTGCATTCGGTAGAAAATAAATTTATGCAGTCAGTGCTGCTGGGTTGCATTGGCACAGTAATAGATTTTATGGTGCATGGTTTTGTTGATTACAACCTTCGGGGCAACACAGTATATTTTTTCTGGTTCGCCTGCGGAATGATAGTGTTTATAGCTAGTAAACGATTAGTGAACGATTAA